The following are encoded in a window of Panicum virgatum strain AP13 chromosome 5N, P.virgatum_v5, whole genome shotgun sequence genomic DNA:
- the LOC120673214 gene encoding E3 ubiquitin-protein ligase SIS3-like isoform X2 yields MFLDNGLAAGMGLDLGWQQRYARFCGRIIVLSVLVLLLYPFLWVWTVIGTLWFSTARGCLPEEGQKWGFLIWLLFSYCGLACIACVAVGKWLNRRHALQQRAQQGIPVSEYGILVDMIRVPDWAFEAVGLEMRVGQDTAYHPGLYLTAAQREAVEALIQELPKFRLKAVPTDCSECPICLEEFHVGNEVRGLPCAHNFHVECIDQWLRLNVKCPRCRCSVFPNLDLSALNNLRSTSEPDHPSASASDVTTATAATRYVRSQPAGQSYLVRLQGLLLRPVRHESMESGGEPAVANSSSVDPEELSSIVVDDGHQLPDR; encoded by the exons GGATCTCGGATGGCAACAGAGATATGCTCGCTTTTGTGGAAGAATAATTGTCCTTTCAGTTCTTGTACTACTTTTATACCCCTTTCTTTGGGTTTGGACTGTGATAGGAACATTGTGGTTTAGCACTGCAAGAGGCTGC TTGCCTGAGGAAGGACAAAAATGGGGCTTCCTGATATGGCTGCTGTTCAGTTACTGTGGACTCGCCTGTATTGCTTGTGTTGCTGTTGGAAAG TGGCTAAACCGAAGGCACGCACTTCAACAAAGGGCACAGCAGGGAATTCCTGTCTCTGAATATGGG ATTTTGGTTGATATGATCCGTGTTCCTGACTGGGCATTTGAGGCTGTTGGCCTGGAAATGAGAGTGGGCCAAGATACAGCATATCATCCAGGTCTTTACTTAACTGCAGCTCAG AGAGAAGCAGTTGAGGCACTGATTCAAGAACTTCCGAAATTCAGGCTGAAAGCTGTTCCAACCGACTGCAGTGAATGTCCCATCTGCCTTGAAGAATTTCATGTTGGCAATGAG GTGCGTGGGCTCCCATGTGCGCACAATTTCCATGTGGAGTGCATCGACCAATGGCTCCGGCTGAATGTTAAGTGCCCACGGTGCCGATGCTCCGTCTTCCCCAACTTGGACCTGAGCGCACTGAACAATCTTCGGTCAACCAGCGAACCAGATCATCCATCCGCCAGTGCCAGCGATGTAACAACAGCAACTGCAGCGACTAGATACGTGAGGTCACAGCCGGCTGGGCAAAGCTACTTGGTGCGGTTGCAGGGGCTGCTGCTCCGTCCAGTCCGGCACGAGAGCATGGAGAGTGGGGGTGAGCCAGCTGTGGCCAACAGCAGCTCGGTTGACCCTGAGGAGCTGTCCAGCATAGTTGTAGACGATGGCCATCAGCTACCAGATCGCTGA
- the LOC120673215 gene encoding DIBOA-glucoside dioxygenase BX6-like, giving the protein MAATEDHDAAAALAVFHESRTGVRGLVESGVTAVPPIFLTSATPSPPSPATTASAIPAVDLSLPRSDTVALVRAAARSCGFFHAINHGVPAGVVDSAVSAARAFHEQPRAARSALYSLEPVGAVTYSTIPTNAPQKGAPPLPWRDSLRVRFGPGEAPDLGCLPAACRGALQEYQRSLTGFGKEMAGLLSEALGVGTERLEQAMQVEGWLMVCHYYPPCPEPARVVGSLEHTDPSLFTVLAQDGVGGLQVRRDDGSGGGGEWVDVAPVTGALLVNIGDVLKVVSNDELNSVEHRVVIKSTQDARVSIALFFNPAKRDKSDLFGPLPELVTSEKPALYRSFTVPEFMNSRREHGHIGSSIEQFKVSSSQ; this is encoded by the exons ATGGCCGCAACCGAGGACCACGACGCCGCAGCCGCGCTGGCCGTGTTCCACGAGTCCCGAACCGGCGTCCGCGGGCTCGTCGAGTCCGGCGTCACCGCGGTGCCTCCGATCTTCCtcacctccgccacgccgtcgccgccgtcaccgGCGACTACGGCGTCCGCCATCCCGGCCGTTGACCTCTCCCTCCCGCGCTCGGACACCGTGGCGCTCGTCCGCGCGGCGGCACGCTCCTGCGGCTTCTTCCACGCCATCAACCACGGCGTCCCGGCCGGCGTCGTCGACTCCGCGGTATCCGCGGCCAGGGCGTTCCACGAgcagccccgcgccgcccggTCGGCGCTCTACTCCCTCGAGCCCGTCGGGGCCGTCACCTACTCCACCATCCCCACCAACGCGCCGCAGAAGGGCGCGCCTCCCCTCCCATGGCGCGACTCGCTCCGTGTCCGCTTCGGCCCAGGGGAGGCCCCCGACCTCGGCTGCCTCCCCGCGGCCTGCCGGGGCGCGCTGCAGGAGTACCAGCGCTCGCTGACGGGGTTCGGCAAGGAGATGGCCGGGCTGCTGTCGGAAGCGCTCGGCGTCGGGACGGAGCGGCTGGAGCAGGCGATGCAGGTGGAAGGCTGGCTCATGGTGTGCCACTACTACCCGCCGTGCCCGGAGCCGGCGCGGGTGGTGGGCAGCCTTGAGCACACCGACCCCAGCTTGTTCACGGTGCTGGCACAGGACGGAGTCGGCGGGCTGCAGGTCCGGCGTGACGACGGCTCCGGTGGCGGTGGAGAGTGGGTAGACGTGGCGCCGGTCACCGGGGCGCTTCTGGTCAACATCGGGGACGTGCTCAAG GTGGTTTCCAATGATGAATTAAACAGCGTGGAGCACAGGGTGGTTATCAAATCCACACAAGATGCCAGGGTCTCCATTGCCCTCTTCTTCAATCCTGCCAAGCGTGACAAGTCCGACCTTTTTGGACCTCTCCCGGAGCTGGTGACATCAGAAAAGCCTGCACTGTACCGGAGTTTCACAGTGCCGGAGTTCATGAATTCAAGGAGGGAACACGGTCATATCGGATCGTCCATCGAACAATTCAAGGTGAGCTCGAGTCAATAG